One Meriones unguiculatus strain TT.TT164.6M chromosome 13 unlocalized genomic scaffold, Bangor_MerUng_6.1 Chr13_unordered_Scaffold_101, whole genome shotgun sequence DNA segment encodes these proteins:
- the LOC132650567 gene encoding zinc finger protein 120-like, which translates to MLKRYGESEQPCLVHQFSGIANSVTFDDVHVKFSQEEWALLEPSQKQLYKDVMLETCKNLTAIGYNWEHHNIKEHFQSSTSNKRHESSLTGEKPFKCTLCGKAFPYITVLIWHKRTHTGEKPYKCNQCGKAFAKSSQLIQHKRTHTGEKPYECNDCGKAFAENSHLLSHKRTHTGEKPYECNDCGKAFAENSHLLSHKRTHTGEKPYECNECGKAFAGNSTLLSHKRTHTGEKPYECNQCGKAFAQNSTLLSHERTHTGEKPYECNQCGKAFAENSNLIRHKRTHTGKKPYEYTQRDKAFAQQSSL; encoded by the exons aattcagtgaccttcgatgatgtgcatgtgaaattcagccaagaagagtgggctttgctggaaccttcccagaagcaactctacaaagatgtgatgctagagacctgtaaaaacctcactgctatag gctacaattgggaacaccataatattaaagaacattttcaaagttctacaagtaataaaag gcatgaaagcagtcttactggagaaaaaccttttaaatgcactctatgtgggaaagccttcccctatatcactgttctcatatggcataaaagaacacacactggagagaagccttacaaatgtaatcaatgtggtaaagcctttgcaaaaagcagtcagctcatacagcataaaagaacacatacaggagagaaaccttatgaatgtaatgattgtggcaaagcctttgcagaaaacagtcatctcttaagccataaaagaacacacactggagagaaaccttatgaatgtaatgattgtggcaaagcctttgcagaaaacagtcatctcttaagccataaaagaacacacactggagagaaaccttatgaatgtaatgagtgtggcaaagcctttgcaggaaacagtactctcttaagccataaaagaacacacactggagagaaaccttatgaatgtaaccagtgtggtaaagcctttgcacaaaacagtactctcttaagccatgaaagaacacacactggagagaaaccttatgaatgtaaccagtgtggtaaagcctttgcagaaaacagtaatctcataagacataaaagaacacatactggaaagaaaccttatgaatatacccaacgtgataaagcctttgcacagcagagtagtctctga